In Anaerolineales bacterium, the sequence ACGGTCAGGTCGAACTCGCTGGCCCAAAATTCACGACGGGTGCCCACGTAAAAACGCTTGCCCTGGCGCAGGCGCTCCAACAGCGTGGCGCGGTCCAACAGCACGATGTCCGACCAGGTGGGGCCGCGGCGCTCGTAGGCGCGCACCCAGGCCAGCTGGCCATCGGCTGTGAAGTGGGCCGCCTCGACCACGCCGTCCAGCTTACGCACACGCTTTGAGGGTAGGGTTTTGGTTTTTGTTTGCATAGTCGGGGTGGGCGGATTCGAACCGCCGACCACCGCGTCCCAAACGCGGTGCGCTGCCAGGCTGCGCTACACCCCGGGCTTGGTGAGTATACTCGCTGCCGGCGGAGCCAGTCAAGAAAGGCCAAAAACGGCCAATTCCGTTGCTCGCCAGAATGCACTATACTGATTGCCTATGTTCCCCATTCGAGACAGCAACCGCACCAGCCGCTTCCCGATCATGAATTGGCTGCTAATCTTGGCCAATGCCCTGGTATTTTTCTATGAGATCAGCCTGGGCGATGGGCAGCTCAACGAATTCATCTATGAATTCGCCATGATGCCGGCCAAACTGCAGAGCGACCCGCAAACCTTTGCCTTCACGGTATTGACCAGCATGTTCATGCACGCCGGCTGGTTCCACTTCCTGAGCAATGTGTGGATCTTGCACATCTTTGGCGACAATGTGGAAGACCGCATGGGCCCCATCCGCTACCTGATCTTTTACCTGCTGGGCGGCGTGGCCGCCGCGCTGCTGGAAACGTATGTTTCACCGGGCAGTCAGATCCCAGTGCTGGGCGCCAGCGGGGCGATTGCCGGTGTACTGGGAGCTTATGTGCTGCTCTTCCCCGGCGCACGGGTGCGCACGGCTGTCTTCCTGATCTTCATCTCGATCATGGACCTGCCAGCAGTGATCTTCATCGGCTTCTGGTTTGTCTCGCAGCTTTTCTCCGGCCTGGCCTCCATCGGCGCCACCGCCACAACCGGCGTGGCCTGGTGGGCGCACATCGGCGGCTTCGCCATGGGATTGCTGCTGTGCGGACTGTTTGCCAGGCGCCAGCGCCCTGCGCAGATCGACTATTTGTAAAGCCCGCGTGTTAAAATCCGTACATGAACGACGCTCTGCCCAAGAGTAAAACCGCCCTGGTGCGCACTGAGCGCGCCCGGCGTGCCTATCGCAAAGAGAGCTTCTGGCAGATCGTTCTGCCTTTGCTGCTGGGTGTGGGGCTGGTGGCCTATCTGGTGTACCAGCTGCTGAGCACTCAGGCCGCCAGCAGTGAACAGGCGGCCCAGGTGGCAGTCATCCTGCTGGCCCTGCCTCTGCTGGTGCTGGGGATCACCCTGTTGGTGGTGCTGGTCATGCTCATAATCGGGGTCAACAAACTCAGCGAGTGGCTGCCGCAGCTGACCGTGCGAATTTTGGATCTGGTGGAAACTATGAATGCCGGCGCCCACCGCAGCGCTCACTGGGCTGCGCGCCCATTTCTGGCCATCGAAAGCTGGACCGCCGCGCTGGGCCGCCTGTTCAAACGAGGATAACCAATGAAGACAAACCGCAATATTGTTTTGGTCTTGGGGGGTTTGCTGGGCGCCCTGGTGGGCGTGGCCGCCGGCCACAGCTTGCTGAAACGCGCTGAGCAGGGTGACCGGCCCATGCTGACTGCCGCTGAAGGCATCAGCCTGGGAACGCTTGTGGTTGGCTTGTTGCGTCAAATCTCGACCCTCGGCGACGAATAACCTTCCCGCGTGGCTTCGCCCGACTGTGTGCTGCTGGGGCGCCTGCAGCGCGATATCATCCTGACAGCTGACGGCCAGGCAAGGCTGGACGAGCTGGGCGGCAACCTGCCCTATGCGGCGGCCGCCTGCCAATTGGTGGGCGGCAGGCCGGGGCTGGTGGCCCGCGTGGGCAGTGATTACCCCGGCGAGTGGCTGGATGCAATGGACAGCCGAGGGCTGGACACCCACGGCATCTGCCGGCTGGCCGACCCGGCCGATCAGCTGCGCTTCATTGCTTACCCCGAACTGTACCGCGCCAATAGCGAACACCCGGTCAGGCACTTCGCCCGCTGGGGGCTGCCCCTGCCCAAGCCGCTGCTGCATTACCAGAACCCAGACGGAGCGCTGGATTCAAAACAACAGCGCACTCCACTCACGTTGCGTCCCGAAGACCTGCCTGAGGCTTATTGGGAAGCCAAGTGTGCCCACTTGTGCCCATTGGACTACTTTAGCCATGCGATCATGCCGGTAGCCTTGCGAGAAGCGGGCATTCGGCTGATCACCCTGGAAGCCGGCCCGGGGTACATGCACCCTGACTTTTGGAAGGAGTTTCCAGACCTGGTGAACGGCATCAGCGTGTTTGTCACCAGTGCCGAAGACCTGGGAAGCCTCTTTCGCCGGCAAAGCGCCGAAATATGGGAAATGGCTGAAGCAGTCTGTTCATTCAACTGCGCCGCGGTCATCGTGCGCAACCCGGCACGCGGCGACCAATTGTATGACGCCGCCAGCCAAAAGCGATTTCACCTGCCGCCCTTCCCGGCCCGCGTCTATGACATCACCGACAACGCCAGCAGCTTCTGCGGAGCGCTGCTGGCGCAACTGGCCCAGGGCATTGGCCTGCCCGAGGCAATGGTCACCGCCAGCGCCGCCGCCTCGCTGGCCACAGAAGGCAACGGCGCTTTCCACGTCACCGAAACTTTCCCGGGCTTGCTGGAAGCCCGCCGCGAAGCGCTGCAGCAAGCCTTAAAACCTATCTAGAAGCCGTATAAAACCGCCAATGCCAGAGCGCCTGCTTAGGCGCTCTTTTTGCTTCTCCTTACAGGCCTGTTAGCAGTACCACAATACTATATCTTTATTACCAAATACTAACTAAAATCTTACCAGATACGAGCTCCTCACTCGTGGAAAGGTAAGACACATGAAATCGCTCAGCTTGACCATTTTCCTCGGAACCCTGTTAGCCCTCACCATCGGCGGCGTGTTTTTTGTTTCCCCCGCAGCTGCCGAAACCACCGAGATGCCCTTCATCTCGGCCGATCCCCAAGCCATTCTGCGTGACCCGGTAACTCCCCTGACGGGCGATGCCCCGATGGCCGCCGCGGCGCCGGCCGACTTGAATGCCGACCTCGCTGCGGCGGCCCTGGCCGGCAGCTTTACCATGGAGCTGAGCAAGGCCGCTCCGGCAGCCCCCAGCCAGGAGCTGGCGGCCAGCCGCCCGAACAGCGACGTGCAAGCCCCGGCCGCCCCGGCCCTGAGCCTGGAGCATTTTGCGGCCAGCCTGTCGGCCGGCAACGCCAACCAGGTCACCGGACTGTTTGTGAAAGATGTGCTGGCCTTCCCCGTGGGCAGCCAGCCCGCCGGTAACGCCGCCTATGTGACCAGCAAGCCCAACGAAGTCACCAAATTCGGTATGGCCGCCAGCTACGGCAGCCAGGCCTTCCTAGCCCACAATTATTTGGCCGGCGCCGCTTTCTTTGAGCTGAGCGTGGGGCAGACGATCACCCTGGTGCAGGGTGACGGCAGCACTCGCGAGTATCGCGTCGAGAGCATCCGCCGCTTCCAGGCGCTCTCCCCAGACTCGACCCAGTCGCGCTTCGTGGACCTGGACAACGGCAAAGAACTCTCGGCGGCCAACCTGTTCGCCCAGATCTACAACAGCAACAATCCGGTGGTGCTGCAAACCTGCATCGAGAACAACGGCATCAGCACCTGGGGGCGCATGTTCATCATCGCCGTGCCGGTGAACGGCTAAAAAGCTTTCAATGACATTTTCCGCAGTCCTTGGGCGCTGAGCTGAGCGAGCCGAGGAAAGCCAAAGGACTGCATAAAAAATCCCCGTTTGAGGAAGCGGGGATTTTTCTTTAACTCAATGCTGTTCTTTTTTCGCTAACCGGAACTTCCGCGGATAGGCACCGCCACCACAACCACCCGGTGCGTGTTGCTTTCGTACGGCCAACAAGTGATGATAGTGACGCGCTCATCTTCGGTGCTCTGGATCCACTCGGAGTTGGCCAGACGCACGTCCAGCGGCTGGTTGCGCTCCGGCAGGACCCCGGTGTAGACGACCACATAGCGAAACTCCTGCCCCTCCGCCATAATGCGGATCTCTTCACCCACTTGAACTCGATACAGGTCGCGGAAGACCTCTCCATAGATGTTGTGATGTCCGTTGAGCACGGTATTGCCCGGCACGGTCAAGCCGGCCGAGGTTTCATGCCAACCCACCGCCCGGTAATCCGGCGCCAGCCACTGGTCGTAGACTACACCTTCAAACTGCAGCTTTTCATAGCTGATCGGGGTGATGGTGGCATCCAGATCAATCACAGGGATCAGGATGCGCTCGGGCACCAGGCCCGGGTCACGGAACACATCGCCAGCCTCAACCAGCGGCGTAGGGAATGCCTGCTGCTCGCCAGCCTGCACCGCCACCA encodes:
- a CDS encoding carbohydrate kinase family protein, which produces MASPDCVLLGRLQRDIILTADGQARLDELGGNLPYAAAACQLVGGRPGLVARVGSDYPGEWLDAMDSRGLDTHGICRLADPADQLRFIAYPELYRANSEHPVRHFARWGLPLPKPLLHYQNPDGALDSKQQRTPLTLRPEDLPEAYWEAKCAHLCPLDYFSHAIMPVALREAGIRLITLEAGPGYMHPDFWKEFPDLVNGISVFVTSAEDLGSLFRRQSAEIWEMAEAVCSFNCAAVIVRNPARGDQLYDAASQKRFHLPPFPARVYDITDNASSFCGALLAQLAQGIGLPEAMVTASAAASLATEGNGAFHVTETFPGLLEARREALQQALKPI
- a CDS encoding rhomboid family intramembrane serine protease; translated protein: MFPIRDSNRTSRFPIMNWLLILANALVFFYEISLGDGQLNEFIYEFAMMPAKLQSDPQTFAFTVLTSMFMHAGWFHFLSNVWILHIFGDNVEDRMGPIRYLIFYLLGGVAAALLETYVSPGSQIPVLGASGAIAGVLGAYVLLFPGARVRTAVFLIFISIMDLPAVIFIGFWFVSQLFSGLASIGATATTGVAWWAHIGGFAMGLLLCGLFARRQRPAQIDYL
- a CDS encoding sortase is translated as MQTSTQQPKRDANLPVIALIFLGFLVIFFAFGKSLVDLFILPPRTIDLAVDDQIEAGFLPVYSLEGANADPGLVAVQAGEQQAFPTPLVEAGDVFRDPGLVPERILIPVIDLDATITPISYEKLQFEGVVYDQWLAPDYRAVGWHETSAGLTVPGNTVLNGHHNIYGEVFRDLYRVQVGEEIRIMAEGQEFRYVVVYTGVLPERNQPLDVRLANSEWIQSTEDERVTIITCWPYESNTHRVVVVAVPIRGSSG